Proteins from a genomic interval of Sparus aurata chromosome 21, fSpaAur1.1, whole genome shotgun sequence:
- the LOC115572552 gene encoding 1-phosphatidylinositol 4,5-bisphosphate phosphodiesterase delta-1-like isoform X2, whose product MSCLQRQPQLSRSQEILRYARSQKAIQTNAKILGMEGDMDLQFLLQGGDLLKVRSSSWKKTRYFRLQEDCKTMWHESKKLFKSNPTFSLDDISAVRLGRQSEGLRKSTEEQVEGRCFSIMFKGRRKNLDLIASSEEEARQWVKSLEKMMYNRNNLSLQQKTEHWIYTCLNKADKNKDDKMSQSEVKNFLRLINIEVDDVYTEMLFAKCDTSKSGYLSGAEIEHFYDLLTHREEIDVIYGEYAKTTGFMSPENLVDFLMKEQREKATLVDAHKIIEKYELDENAKGKKLLSKDGFLMYLHTPEALVYNSDHREVYQDMSHPLSHYFISSSHNTYLMEDQLKGPSSTEAYVRALLKGCRCVELDCWDGSDDEPVIYHGYTLTSKILFKDAIQAIKDHAFKTSDYPVILSLENHCSVEQQEVMARHMSSILGSALVTSPLCDGMPTNFPSPEELRGKFLIKGKRLNKLEATYVPEAAVADETDVSEEEESNDEDEDEQNVEEERKKKKKKLKLAKELSNMVIYCKSVHFNGFEDARQNLSFYEMSSFKEGKAMKLAEESANAYVRHNVEKLSRIYPAGSRTDSSNYNPVPLWNAGCQIVALNFQTACQDMDLNQGRFLVNGKSGYILKPAFMREEGAEFDPITLTRGDWLKHKTLHVMVISAQQLPKVNKKKSSIVDPLVKVQVFGVPADVAEKETPAVENNGFNPTWNENLQFDVYVPELALVRFAVEDHDSTSDNEFVGQYTLPFNSLKMGYRHVPLLNKNGDILPSARLFVHVMVLDAE is encoded by the exons ATGTCATGCCTGCAAAGACAACCACAGCTCAGCAGATCTCAGGAAATACTCCGCTATGCCAGAAGCCAGAAAGCCATACAGACGAACGCAAAGATCCTCG GGATGGAGGGCGACATGGACCTCCAGTTCCTCCTGCAGGGGGGAGACCTCCTCAAGGTCCGCTCCTCGTCCTGGAAGAAGACCCGCTACTTCAGACTCCAGGAGGACTGCAAGACCATGTGGCACGAATCCAAGAAACTCTTCAAGTCCAACCCGACCT TTTCACTCGATGACATCTCAGCGGTGCGATTGGGCCGTCAGTCGGAGGGCCTGAGgaagagcacagaggagcaggtggagggcCGCTGCTTCTCCATCATGTTCAAGGGCCGCCGCAAGAACCTGGACCTCATCGCCAGCTCAGAGGAGGAGGCCAGGCAGTGGGTCAAAAGCCTGGAGAAAATGATGTACAACAGAAACAACCTCAGCCTCCAGCAGAAGACAGAACA TTGGATCTACACCTGCCTGAATAAGGCAGACAAGAACAAGGATGACAAGATGAGTCAGTCCGAGGTGAAGAACTTCCTGCGTCTGATCAACATTGAAGTGGATGACGTCTACACAGAGATGCTCTTTGCG aaatgtgacaCATCCAAGTCTGGATACCTGTCTGGAGCAGAGATCGAACACTTCTATGACCTGCTGACCCATCGGGAGGAAATCGATGTGATCTATGGAGAGTACGCCAAAACTACGGGCTTTATGAGTCCTGAAAACCTGGTGGACTTCCTGAtgaaagaacagagagagaaagccaCACTGGTTGATGCACACAAGATTATCGAGAAGTACGAGCTGGATGAAAACG CCAAGGGGAAGAAGCTATTGTCCAAAGATGGCTTCCTCATGTACCTGCACACACCGGAGGCCTTGGTCTACAATTCAGATCACAGAGAGGTGTACCAGGACATGAGCCACCCCCTCAGCCACTACTTCATTTCTTCCTCACACAACACCTATCTCATGGAGGATCAGCTCAAAGGGCCCAGCAGCACGGAGGCTTATGTCAG GGCTCTGCTGAAGGGCTGCCGCTGTGTGGAGCTGGACTGTTGGGATGGATCAGACGATGAGCCGGTGATCTACCACGGTTACACACTCACCTCTAAGATCCTCTTCAAAGATGCGATCCAAGCCATCAAGGACCATGCCTTTAAG ACATCTGATTACCCAGTCATCCTCTCCTTGGAGAACCACTGCAGCGTGGAGCAGCAGGAAGTCATGGCCCGCCACATGAGCTCCATCCTGGGCAGCGCACTCGTCACGTCCCCCCTGTGTGACGGCATGCCCACAAACTTCCCATCCCCAGAG GAGCTAAGGGGGAAGTTCCTGATCAAAGGGAAGAGATTAAACAAACTGGAGGCCACCTATGTTCCTGAGGCGGCGGTGGCTGACGAGACAGACGTGTCGGAGGAGGAAGAGTcaaatgatgaagatgaggacGAACAAAATGTGGAAGAAGAACGCAAG aagaagaagaagaagctgaaacTGGCCAAAGAGCTGTCCAACATGGTGATCTACTGCAAGAGTGTCCACTTCAATGGCTTTGAGGACGCAAGACAAAACCTGAGCTTCTACGAGATGTCGTCCTTCAAGGAGGGAAAGGCCATGAAGCTGGCAGAGGAGTCGG CCAATGCCTATGTCCGCCATAATGTGGAGAAGCTGAGTCGCATCTACCCAGCAGGTTCCCGGACTGACTCCTCCAACTACAACCCAGTGCCTCTGTGGAATGCCGGCTGTCAAATTG TGGCCTTAAACTTCCAGACAGCCTGCCAAGACATGGATCTAAACCAGGGCAGATTCCTGGTTAATGGAAAAAGCGGCTACATCCTGAAACCTGCCTTCATGAGGGAAGAGGGCGCAGAGTTCGACCCCATCACCCTGACCCGGGGAGACTGGCTGAAGCACAAGACGCTCCATGTCATG GTCATATCAGCACAGCAGCTCCCCAAAGTGAACAAGAAGAAATCCTCCATCGTTGACCCGCTGGTTAAAGTGCAGGTGTTCGGAGTGCCAGCTGATGTTGCTGAAAAAGAGACACCTGCTGTTGAAAACAATG GCTTTAACCCGACATGGAATGAAAACCTCCAGTTCGATGTGTACGTGCCCGAGCTGGCACTGGTGCGCTTTGCTGTTGAAGACCATGACTCCACATCTGATAATGAGTTTGTTGGACAGTACACACTTCCATTCAACAGCTTAAAAATGG GATACAGACATGTGCCTCTGCTCAACAAGAATGGAGACATCCTCCCCTCAGCTAGACTCTTTGTACACGTCATGGTCCTTGATGCAGAGTAA
- the LOC115572552 gene encoding 1-phosphatidylinositol 4,5-bisphosphate phosphodiesterase delta-1-like isoform X1: MSCLQRQPQLSRSQEILRYARSQKAIQTNAKILGMEGDMDLQFLLQGGDLLKVRSSSWKKTRYFRLQEDCKTMWHESKKLFKSNPTFSLDDISAVRLGRQSEGLRKSTEEQVEGRCFSIMFKGRRKNLDLIASSEEEARQWVKSLEKMMYNRNNLSLQQKTEHWIYTCLNKADKNKDDKMSQSEVKNFLRLINIEVDDVYTEMLFAKCDTSKSGYLSGAEIEHFYDLLTHREEIDVIYGEYAKTTGFMSPENLVDFLMKEQREKATLVDAHKIIEKYELDENAKGKKLLSKDGFLMYLHTPEALVYNSDHREVYQDMSHPLSHYFISSSHNTYLMEDQLKGPSSTEAYVRALLKGCRCVELDCWDGSDDEPVIYHGYTLTSKILFKDAIQAIKDHAFKTSDYPVILSLENHCSVEQQEVMARHMSSILGSALVTSPLCDGMPTNFPSPEELRGKFLIKGKRLNKLEATYVPEAAVADETDVSEEEESNDEDEDEQNVEEERKQKKKKKLKLAKELSNMVIYCKSVHFNGFEDARQNLSFYEMSSFKEGKAMKLAEESANAYVRHNVEKLSRIYPAGSRTDSSNYNPVPLWNAGCQIVALNFQTACQDMDLNQGRFLVNGKSGYILKPAFMREEGAEFDPITLTRGDWLKHKTLHVMVISAQQLPKVNKKKSSIVDPLVKVQVFGVPADVAEKETPAVENNGFNPTWNENLQFDVYVPELALVRFAVEDHDSTSDNEFVGQYTLPFNSLKMGYRHVPLLNKNGDILPSARLFVHVMVLDAE, translated from the exons ATGTCATGCCTGCAAAGACAACCACAGCTCAGCAGATCTCAGGAAATACTCCGCTATGCCAGAAGCCAGAAAGCCATACAGACGAACGCAAAGATCCTCG GGATGGAGGGCGACATGGACCTCCAGTTCCTCCTGCAGGGGGGAGACCTCCTCAAGGTCCGCTCCTCGTCCTGGAAGAAGACCCGCTACTTCAGACTCCAGGAGGACTGCAAGACCATGTGGCACGAATCCAAGAAACTCTTCAAGTCCAACCCGACCT TTTCACTCGATGACATCTCAGCGGTGCGATTGGGCCGTCAGTCGGAGGGCCTGAGgaagagcacagaggagcaggtggagggcCGCTGCTTCTCCATCATGTTCAAGGGCCGCCGCAAGAACCTGGACCTCATCGCCAGCTCAGAGGAGGAGGCCAGGCAGTGGGTCAAAAGCCTGGAGAAAATGATGTACAACAGAAACAACCTCAGCCTCCAGCAGAAGACAGAACA TTGGATCTACACCTGCCTGAATAAGGCAGACAAGAACAAGGATGACAAGATGAGTCAGTCCGAGGTGAAGAACTTCCTGCGTCTGATCAACATTGAAGTGGATGACGTCTACACAGAGATGCTCTTTGCG aaatgtgacaCATCCAAGTCTGGATACCTGTCTGGAGCAGAGATCGAACACTTCTATGACCTGCTGACCCATCGGGAGGAAATCGATGTGATCTATGGAGAGTACGCCAAAACTACGGGCTTTATGAGTCCTGAAAACCTGGTGGACTTCCTGAtgaaagaacagagagagaaagccaCACTGGTTGATGCACACAAGATTATCGAGAAGTACGAGCTGGATGAAAACG CCAAGGGGAAGAAGCTATTGTCCAAAGATGGCTTCCTCATGTACCTGCACACACCGGAGGCCTTGGTCTACAATTCAGATCACAGAGAGGTGTACCAGGACATGAGCCACCCCCTCAGCCACTACTTCATTTCTTCCTCACACAACACCTATCTCATGGAGGATCAGCTCAAAGGGCCCAGCAGCACGGAGGCTTATGTCAG GGCTCTGCTGAAGGGCTGCCGCTGTGTGGAGCTGGACTGTTGGGATGGATCAGACGATGAGCCGGTGATCTACCACGGTTACACACTCACCTCTAAGATCCTCTTCAAAGATGCGATCCAAGCCATCAAGGACCATGCCTTTAAG ACATCTGATTACCCAGTCATCCTCTCCTTGGAGAACCACTGCAGCGTGGAGCAGCAGGAAGTCATGGCCCGCCACATGAGCTCCATCCTGGGCAGCGCACTCGTCACGTCCCCCCTGTGTGACGGCATGCCCACAAACTTCCCATCCCCAGAG GAGCTAAGGGGGAAGTTCCTGATCAAAGGGAAGAGATTAAACAAACTGGAGGCCACCTATGTTCCTGAGGCGGCGGTGGCTGACGAGACAGACGTGTCGGAGGAGGAAGAGTcaaatgatgaagatgaggacGAACAAAATGTGGAAGAAGAACGCAAG cagaagaagaagaagaagctgaaacTGGCCAAAGAGCTGTCCAACATGGTGATCTACTGCAAGAGTGTCCACTTCAATGGCTTTGAGGACGCAAGACAAAACCTGAGCTTCTACGAGATGTCGTCCTTCAAGGAGGGAAAGGCCATGAAGCTGGCAGAGGAGTCGG CCAATGCCTATGTCCGCCATAATGTGGAGAAGCTGAGTCGCATCTACCCAGCAGGTTCCCGGACTGACTCCTCCAACTACAACCCAGTGCCTCTGTGGAATGCCGGCTGTCAAATTG TGGCCTTAAACTTCCAGACAGCCTGCCAAGACATGGATCTAAACCAGGGCAGATTCCTGGTTAATGGAAAAAGCGGCTACATCCTGAAACCTGCCTTCATGAGGGAAGAGGGCGCAGAGTTCGACCCCATCACCCTGACCCGGGGAGACTGGCTGAAGCACAAGACGCTCCATGTCATG GTCATATCAGCACAGCAGCTCCCCAAAGTGAACAAGAAGAAATCCTCCATCGTTGACCCGCTGGTTAAAGTGCAGGTGTTCGGAGTGCCAGCTGATGTTGCTGAAAAAGAGACACCTGCTGTTGAAAACAATG GCTTTAACCCGACATGGAATGAAAACCTCCAGTTCGATGTGTACGTGCCCGAGCTGGCACTGGTGCGCTTTGCTGTTGAAGACCATGACTCCACATCTGATAATGAGTTTGTTGGACAGTACACACTTCCATTCAACAGCTTAAAAATGG GATACAGACATGTGCCTCTGCTCAACAAGAATGGAGACATCCTCCCCTCAGCTAGACTCTTTGTACACGTCATGGTCCTTGATGCAGAGTAA
- the LOC115572557 gene encoding CTD small phosphatase-like protein isoform X1, with translation MDHTSIITQVSNPKEEEIISFNQEKASQSNSSLKKQRSRSIFSTFFCCFRNYNVEPPAPNTNTSSLPPPVEENGSPPKCDQVEVIPVPSPPAKYLLPEMIISDYGKKCVVIDLDETLVHSSFKPISNADFIVPVEIDGTVHQVYVLKRPHVDEFLQKMGELFECVLFTASLAKYADPVADLLDQWGVFRARLFRESCVFHRGNYVKDLSRLGRELSNVIIVDNSPASYIFHPENAVPVQSWFDDMNDTELLDLLPFFEGLSKEEEVYGVLQNLRGR, from the exons CGTCCCAGTCTAACAGCAGTCTAAAGAAGCAGAGGAGCCGGAGCATCTTCAGCACATTCTTCTGCTGTTTCCGCAACTACAATGTGGAACCTCCAGCCcccaacaccaacaccagctCCCTGCCTCCACCTGTTGAGGAGAACGGATCTCCTCCCAAG TGTGACCAGGTCGAGGTCATCCCTGTCCCTAGT CCACCAGCCAAATACCTCCTCCCTGAGATGATAATATCTGACTATGGCAAAAAGTGTGTGGTGATTGACTTGGATGAAACACTCGTCCACAGCTCTTTCAAG CCCATCAGCAATGCTGATTTTATTGTTCCAGTGGAGATCGATGGTACCGTTCATCAG GTGTATGTGCTGAAACGACCCCACGTGGATGAGTTTCTTCAAAAGATGGGAGAGCTATTTGAATGTGTGCTCTTTACAGCCAGTCTTGCCAAG TATGCAGACCCTGTGGCAGACCTGCTGGACCAGTGGGGTGTGTTCCGAGCACGACTTTTTCGAGAATCCTGCGTTTTTCACAGAGGAAACTATGTCAAAGACCTCAGCCGGCTGGGACGAGAGCTCAGCAACGTCATCATTGTTGACAATTCACCCGCCTCTTACATTTTCCACCCAGAGAATGCT GTTCCAGTCCAATCCTGGTTTGACGATATGAATGACACAGAGCTCCTGGACCTGCTGCCTTTCTTTGAGGGACTCAGCAAAGAAGAGGAGGTTTACGGAGTCCTGCAGAATCTGAGAGGCAGGTAG
- the LOC115572552 gene encoding 1-phosphatidylinositol 4,5-bisphosphate phosphodiesterase delta-1-like isoform X3 yields the protein METNGIEKTDGMEGDMDLQFLLQGGDLLKVRSSSWKKTRYFRLQEDCKTMWHESKKLFKSNPTFSLDDISAVRLGRQSEGLRKSTEEQVEGRCFSIMFKGRRKNLDLIASSEEEARQWVKSLEKMMYNRNNLSLQQKTEHWIYTCLNKADKNKDDKMSQSEVKNFLRLINIEVDDVYTEMLFAKCDTSKSGYLSGAEIEHFYDLLTHREEIDVIYGEYAKTTGFMSPENLVDFLMKEQREKATLVDAHKIIEKYELDENAKGKKLLSKDGFLMYLHTPEALVYNSDHREVYQDMSHPLSHYFISSSHNTYLMEDQLKGPSSTEAYVRALLKGCRCVELDCWDGSDDEPVIYHGYTLTSKILFKDAIQAIKDHAFKTSDYPVILSLENHCSVEQQEVMARHMSSILGSALVTSPLCDGMPTNFPSPEELRGKFLIKGKRLNKLEATYVPEAAVADETDVSEEEESNDEDEDEQNVEEERKQKKKKKLKLAKELSNMVIYCKSVHFNGFEDARQNLSFYEMSSFKEGKAMKLAEESANAYVRHNVEKLSRIYPAGSRTDSSNYNPVPLWNAGCQIVALNFQTACQDMDLNQGRFLVNGKSGYILKPAFMREEGAEFDPITLTRGDWLKHKTLHVMVISAQQLPKVNKKKSSIVDPLVKVQVFGVPADVAEKETPAVENNGFNPTWNENLQFDVYVPELALVRFAVEDHDSTSDNEFVGQYTLPFNSLKMGYRHVPLLNKNGDILPSARLFVHVMVLDAE from the exons ATGGAAACGAACGGGATCGAAAAGACGGACg GGATGGAGGGCGACATGGACCTCCAGTTCCTCCTGCAGGGGGGAGACCTCCTCAAGGTCCGCTCCTCGTCCTGGAAGAAGACCCGCTACTTCAGACTCCAGGAGGACTGCAAGACCATGTGGCACGAATCCAAGAAACTCTTCAAGTCCAACCCGACCT TTTCACTCGATGACATCTCAGCGGTGCGATTGGGCCGTCAGTCGGAGGGCCTGAGgaagagcacagaggagcaggtggagggcCGCTGCTTCTCCATCATGTTCAAGGGCCGCCGCAAGAACCTGGACCTCATCGCCAGCTCAGAGGAGGAGGCCAGGCAGTGGGTCAAAAGCCTGGAGAAAATGATGTACAACAGAAACAACCTCAGCCTCCAGCAGAAGACAGAACA TTGGATCTACACCTGCCTGAATAAGGCAGACAAGAACAAGGATGACAAGATGAGTCAGTCCGAGGTGAAGAACTTCCTGCGTCTGATCAACATTGAAGTGGATGACGTCTACACAGAGATGCTCTTTGCG aaatgtgacaCATCCAAGTCTGGATACCTGTCTGGAGCAGAGATCGAACACTTCTATGACCTGCTGACCCATCGGGAGGAAATCGATGTGATCTATGGAGAGTACGCCAAAACTACGGGCTTTATGAGTCCTGAAAACCTGGTGGACTTCCTGAtgaaagaacagagagagaaagccaCACTGGTTGATGCACACAAGATTATCGAGAAGTACGAGCTGGATGAAAACG CCAAGGGGAAGAAGCTATTGTCCAAAGATGGCTTCCTCATGTACCTGCACACACCGGAGGCCTTGGTCTACAATTCAGATCACAGAGAGGTGTACCAGGACATGAGCCACCCCCTCAGCCACTACTTCATTTCTTCCTCACACAACACCTATCTCATGGAGGATCAGCTCAAAGGGCCCAGCAGCACGGAGGCTTATGTCAG GGCTCTGCTGAAGGGCTGCCGCTGTGTGGAGCTGGACTGTTGGGATGGATCAGACGATGAGCCGGTGATCTACCACGGTTACACACTCACCTCTAAGATCCTCTTCAAAGATGCGATCCAAGCCATCAAGGACCATGCCTTTAAG ACATCTGATTACCCAGTCATCCTCTCCTTGGAGAACCACTGCAGCGTGGAGCAGCAGGAAGTCATGGCCCGCCACATGAGCTCCATCCTGGGCAGCGCACTCGTCACGTCCCCCCTGTGTGACGGCATGCCCACAAACTTCCCATCCCCAGAG GAGCTAAGGGGGAAGTTCCTGATCAAAGGGAAGAGATTAAACAAACTGGAGGCCACCTATGTTCCTGAGGCGGCGGTGGCTGACGAGACAGACGTGTCGGAGGAGGAAGAGTcaaatgatgaagatgaggacGAACAAAATGTGGAAGAAGAACGCAAG cagaagaagaagaagaagctgaaacTGGCCAAAGAGCTGTCCAACATGGTGATCTACTGCAAGAGTGTCCACTTCAATGGCTTTGAGGACGCAAGACAAAACCTGAGCTTCTACGAGATGTCGTCCTTCAAGGAGGGAAAGGCCATGAAGCTGGCAGAGGAGTCGG CCAATGCCTATGTCCGCCATAATGTGGAGAAGCTGAGTCGCATCTACCCAGCAGGTTCCCGGACTGACTCCTCCAACTACAACCCAGTGCCTCTGTGGAATGCCGGCTGTCAAATTG TGGCCTTAAACTTCCAGACAGCCTGCCAAGACATGGATCTAAACCAGGGCAGATTCCTGGTTAATGGAAAAAGCGGCTACATCCTGAAACCTGCCTTCATGAGGGAAGAGGGCGCAGAGTTCGACCCCATCACCCTGACCCGGGGAGACTGGCTGAAGCACAAGACGCTCCATGTCATG GTCATATCAGCACAGCAGCTCCCCAAAGTGAACAAGAAGAAATCCTCCATCGTTGACCCGCTGGTTAAAGTGCAGGTGTTCGGAGTGCCAGCTGATGTTGCTGAAAAAGAGACACCTGCTGTTGAAAACAATG GCTTTAACCCGACATGGAATGAAAACCTCCAGTTCGATGTGTACGTGCCCGAGCTGGCACTGGTGCGCTTTGCTGTTGAAGACCATGACTCCACATCTGATAATGAGTTTGTTGGACAGTACACACTTCCATTCAACAGCTTAAAAATGG GATACAGACATGTGCCTCTGCTCAACAAGAATGGAGACATCCTCCCCTCAGCTAGACTCTTTGTACACGTCATGGTCCTTGATGCAGAGTAA
- the LOC115572557 gene encoding CTD small phosphatase-like protein isoform X2: protein MDHTSIITQVSNPKEEEIISFNQEKASQSNSSLKKQRSRSIFSTFFCCFRNYNVEPPAPNTNTSSLPPPVEENGSPPKPPAKYLLPEMIISDYGKKCVVIDLDETLVHSSFKPISNADFIVPVEIDGTVHQVYVLKRPHVDEFLQKMGELFECVLFTASLAKYADPVADLLDQWGVFRARLFRESCVFHRGNYVKDLSRLGRELSNVIIVDNSPASYIFHPENAVPVQSWFDDMNDTELLDLLPFFEGLSKEEEVYGVLQNLRGR from the exons CGTCCCAGTCTAACAGCAGTCTAAAGAAGCAGAGGAGCCGGAGCATCTTCAGCACATTCTTCTGCTGTTTCCGCAACTACAATGTGGAACCTCCAGCCcccaacaccaacaccagctCCCTGCCTCCACCTGTTGAGGAGAACGGATCTCCTCCCAAG CCACCAGCCAAATACCTCCTCCCTGAGATGATAATATCTGACTATGGCAAAAAGTGTGTGGTGATTGACTTGGATGAAACACTCGTCCACAGCTCTTTCAAG CCCATCAGCAATGCTGATTTTATTGTTCCAGTGGAGATCGATGGTACCGTTCATCAG GTGTATGTGCTGAAACGACCCCACGTGGATGAGTTTCTTCAAAAGATGGGAGAGCTATTTGAATGTGTGCTCTTTACAGCCAGTCTTGCCAAG TATGCAGACCCTGTGGCAGACCTGCTGGACCAGTGGGGTGTGTTCCGAGCACGACTTTTTCGAGAATCCTGCGTTTTTCACAGAGGAAACTATGTCAAAGACCTCAGCCGGCTGGGACGAGAGCTCAGCAACGTCATCATTGTTGACAATTCACCCGCCTCTTACATTTTCCACCCAGAGAATGCT GTTCCAGTCCAATCCTGGTTTGACGATATGAATGACACAGAGCTCCTGGACCTGCTGCCTTTCTTTGAGGGACTCAGCAAAGAAGAGGAGGTTTACGGAGTCCTGCAGAATCTGAGAGGCAGGTAG
- the LOC115572552 gene encoding 1-phosphatidylinositol 4,5-bisphosphate phosphodiesterase delta-1-like isoform X4 → MQDNLNWMEGDMDLQFLLQGGDLLKVRSSSWKKTRYFRLQEDCKTMWHESKKLFKSNPTFSLDDISAVRLGRQSEGLRKSTEEQVEGRCFSIMFKGRRKNLDLIASSEEEARQWVKSLEKMMYNRNNLSLQQKTEHWIYTCLNKADKNKDDKMSQSEVKNFLRLINIEVDDVYTEMLFAKCDTSKSGYLSGAEIEHFYDLLTHREEIDVIYGEYAKTTGFMSPENLVDFLMKEQREKATLVDAHKIIEKYELDENAKGKKLLSKDGFLMYLHTPEALVYNSDHREVYQDMSHPLSHYFISSSHNTYLMEDQLKGPSSTEAYVRALLKGCRCVELDCWDGSDDEPVIYHGYTLTSKILFKDAIQAIKDHAFKTSDYPVILSLENHCSVEQQEVMARHMSSILGSALVTSPLCDGMPTNFPSPEELRGKFLIKGKRLNKLEATYVPEAAVADETDVSEEEESNDEDEDEQNVEEERKQKKKKKLKLAKELSNMVIYCKSVHFNGFEDARQNLSFYEMSSFKEGKAMKLAEESANAYVRHNVEKLSRIYPAGSRTDSSNYNPVPLWNAGCQIVALNFQTACQDMDLNQGRFLVNGKSGYILKPAFMREEGAEFDPITLTRGDWLKHKTLHVMVISAQQLPKVNKKKSSIVDPLVKVQVFGVPADVAEKETPAVENNGFNPTWNENLQFDVYVPELALVRFAVEDHDSTSDNEFVGQYTLPFNSLKMGYRHVPLLNKNGDILPSARLFVHVMVLDAE, encoded by the exons ATGCAAGATAACTTAAATT GGATGGAGGGCGACATGGACCTCCAGTTCCTCCTGCAGGGGGGAGACCTCCTCAAGGTCCGCTCCTCGTCCTGGAAGAAGACCCGCTACTTCAGACTCCAGGAGGACTGCAAGACCATGTGGCACGAATCCAAGAAACTCTTCAAGTCCAACCCGACCT TTTCACTCGATGACATCTCAGCGGTGCGATTGGGCCGTCAGTCGGAGGGCCTGAGgaagagcacagaggagcaggtggagggcCGCTGCTTCTCCATCATGTTCAAGGGCCGCCGCAAGAACCTGGACCTCATCGCCAGCTCAGAGGAGGAGGCCAGGCAGTGGGTCAAAAGCCTGGAGAAAATGATGTACAACAGAAACAACCTCAGCCTCCAGCAGAAGACAGAACA TTGGATCTACACCTGCCTGAATAAGGCAGACAAGAACAAGGATGACAAGATGAGTCAGTCCGAGGTGAAGAACTTCCTGCGTCTGATCAACATTGAAGTGGATGACGTCTACACAGAGATGCTCTTTGCG aaatgtgacaCATCCAAGTCTGGATACCTGTCTGGAGCAGAGATCGAACACTTCTATGACCTGCTGACCCATCGGGAGGAAATCGATGTGATCTATGGAGAGTACGCCAAAACTACGGGCTTTATGAGTCCTGAAAACCTGGTGGACTTCCTGAtgaaagaacagagagagaaagccaCACTGGTTGATGCACACAAGATTATCGAGAAGTACGAGCTGGATGAAAACG CCAAGGGGAAGAAGCTATTGTCCAAAGATGGCTTCCTCATGTACCTGCACACACCGGAGGCCTTGGTCTACAATTCAGATCACAGAGAGGTGTACCAGGACATGAGCCACCCCCTCAGCCACTACTTCATTTCTTCCTCACACAACACCTATCTCATGGAGGATCAGCTCAAAGGGCCCAGCAGCACGGAGGCTTATGTCAG GGCTCTGCTGAAGGGCTGCCGCTGTGTGGAGCTGGACTGTTGGGATGGATCAGACGATGAGCCGGTGATCTACCACGGTTACACACTCACCTCTAAGATCCTCTTCAAAGATGCGATCCAAGCCATCAAGGACCATGCCTTTAAG ACATCTGATTACCCAGTCATCCTCTCCTTGGAGAACCACTGCAGCGTGGAGCAGCAGGAAGTCATGGCCCGCCACATGAGCTCCATCCTGGGCAGCGCACTCGTCACGTCCCCCCTGTGTGACGGCATGCCCACAAACTTCCCATCCCCAGAG GAGCTAAGGGGGAAGTTCCTGATCAAAGGGAAGAGATTAAACAAACTGGAGGCCACCTATGTTCCTGAGGCGGCGGTGGCTGACGAGACAGACGTGTCGGAGGAGGAAGAGTcaaatgatgaagatgaggacGAACAAAATGTGGAAGAAGAACGCAAG cagaagaagaagaagaagctgaaacTGGCCAAAGAGCTGTCCAACATGGTGATCTACTGCAAGAGTGTCCACTTCAATGGCTTTGAGGACGCAAGACAAAACCTGAGCTTCTACGAGATGTCGTCCTTCAAGGAGGGAAAGGCCATGAAGCTGGCAGAGGAGTCGG CCAATGCCTATGTCCGCCATAATGTGGAGAAGCTGAGTCGCATCTACCCAGCAGGTTCCCGGACTGACTCCTCCAACTACAACCCAGTGCCTCTGTGGAATGCCGGCTGTCAAATTG TGGCCTTAAACTTCCAGACAGCCTGCCAAGACATGGATCTAAACCAGGGCAGATTCCTGGTTAATGGAAAAAGCGGCTACATCCTGAAACCTGCCTTCATGAGGGAAGAGGGCGCAGAGTTCGACCCCATCACCCTGACCCGGGGAGACTGGCTGAAGCACAAGACGCTCCATGTCATG GTCATATCAGCACAGCAGCTCCCCAAAGTGAACAAGAAGAAATCCTCCATCGTTGACCCGCTGGTTAAAGTGCAGGTGTTCGGAGTGCCAGCTGATGTTGCTGAAAAAGAGACACCTGCTGTTGAAAACAATG GCTTTAACCCGACATGGAATGAAAACCTCCAGTTCGATGTGTACGTGCCCGAGCTGGCACTGGTGCGCTTTGCTGTTGAAGACCATGACTCCACATCTGATAATGAGTTTGTTGGACAGTACACACTTCCATTCAACAGCTTAAAAATGG GATACAGACATGTGCCTCTGCTCAACAAGAATGGAGACATCCTCCCCTCAGCTAGACTCTTTGTACACGTCATGGTCCTTGATGCAGAGTAA